AATACAGGTGCCATCCGGGGTGTCGTAGTCACGCCCGTACACCGTGATGGCCGGGCGTCTGCCCGCGGCGGCCTGCAGGATCAGCGGGATCAGGTGGGTCTCGGGATCGTGGCATTCGCCCAGTTGCCCCTCCGGGTCCGCGCCAGCGGCATTGAAGTAGCGCAGGCACACCGATCTCAGGCCATAGGCACGGTCGAAATCCGCAAGCAGCTGCTCGACCATCCATTTGCTGCGCCCGTAGGGATTGATCGGTGCCTTGGGGTGCTCTTCATCGATGGGCGTTGCCACCGGGTCGCCATACACGGCCGCCGTGGAGGAGAACACCAGTTTGTCGATGCCAGCCCGCACCATGGCCTGGAGCAACGTCAGGGTGGCCGCAACGTTGTTCTGGTAGTACTTGCCGGGGTCCGCGACGGATTCGCCCACCTGGATGTACGAGGCGAAGTGGAACACCGCGTCGAAACGGTATTCGGCGAGCAGCGTGTCCAATGCGTGGACATTGGCGATGTCCAGTTGCACCCAGTGGATCCCAGGACGGGTGGGCGCCGTGTCCGCCACTACCACTTGATGGTTGGCCCACAACAGGTGCTTGACCATGTGCGAACCGATATAGCCTGCACCCCCGACAACCAGAAAATTCATGCAAACCTCCTGGATTCCTTTGCCTGTGCAACCTTCCCTGACGCGCGCTGGGAGCGGTGGCTTGTCGGCGGGCCCGGTCGCAGGCCGCCAGAACAGGTCTTCTGAGACTCTAGATGGCTATTTCAGGAACAGCCAATTGGTCATCCGCTGGCCGTCGAGGCGCAGGTTGTAGCGGCCATCTTTGTAAGTCACAGGGAGCTCGTTCTGCTTGCCGGCAGCGTCGCGGCTGTAGAGCTTAAGACCCGGGACAGCCTTGATGGACAGCGTGCCTTCGAGGGGTTCGACATGGAAAGGCGTTTTGTCGTCCGTCCTGGGCACCGCCCGGCTGCCCAGCGAAACCAGCAGGCTACGAGATTGAGCGAGGGGCTTGGCATCCAGGCTCTGCACCACGACGCTGGCATAAGGGGTTTTCAGCTGTACCTGGATGTCCTTCAGGCTGACCGACTGGCCGCCGAGCCAACCGGTGGCAGCCTGGGTCAAGGACGTGTCGATGGTATAGAGTCCTTGCTGCCAGTTGCGCTTGAGCTCGCCGGTATCGGTGGTCGCTTCGCTGGCGTTGGCGTCGATCAGAGACTGGTCGGGGTCATGCAGTACCTTGGCATCGGCGGGTATCGCGCTGGGCTGCAGCCACGGCAGCACCGGGGTGGCGGGCATGGCGACCTGCAGCCGGCCCTTGGTCATGGCGGTGCGCAGCAACGCCGAGTTGGCGGGGGTGATCTCCTGGCCGAACAGCATGCTCGATGGCGGCGCGAAGACATACCGGGTACGTGCCGCCTGCACGTCGCCTCGGCGATAGAGCAAGGCGGCAGCGGGCAGGGTGGCGAGCATCGCCGGGTCGTTGTAGGCGTGCCAGTTGTCGGCCGTGCGCCAGCCTTCGGTCAGGGCCTGCTGGCTGTAGGCGTACTGCATCAGCGCATCCCAGCCCTGGTGCCTTGCGGTCGCCGCCACATACAGCGGCAGCGAGTGGCGGTCGGGGGTGGGGAAGGGCTCGGCGTTCCATTCGGTGACGGTCAGCGGCATGCCGACCACCTGGGCGGCGGCGATCCAGTTGATCATGCCGTCGCTGGTCAACGGGTTCCTGTCCAACTGGCCGGCACCGCCATAGCTGTGCGCATCGATCACGTCGCCGGCGGTCAGCGCCGGCAGGGCGCTCAGGCCATTGCCGCCCCAGGTGCTGGTGGTGACGATCGGCACCTTCACCCCCAGGCCGCGCAGGTGCTTGATCATGTCGACGTTGAATCGGTGCTCCAGGTCGTTGAGGAACAACTTCGAGGGGCCATGTTCCCAGGCGTGCCAGATGGTTTCCGTGGGCAGTTGGTTACGCAGCGCAAACAGCTTGGCCTCATCCATGTAGAGCTTGCTGTGCTTGGGGACGTTCTTGTCCTCGAGCAAGGCATTGCCAAAGTGCTGGGTAATGTCGTTCTCGTTGGTGATCAGCATCGCGGCGACCGCTGGCTCATCCTTGTAGGCGAGGCCAGTGTAGGTGTTCACGTGGGTCAGGTATTGCTCGGCAAAGCGCTTCATCGCCTGCTGGATGCTCGGGTTCACATAGGCGTAGCCCTTCAGGTCGATCGCCCGGTCGCCCCTGGCCACTTCGTCGAAGCCATCGATCCGGTCGGCGGCGGCCAGGGGGCGCTGCACATGCAGGTCGAGCCAGACATAGACCCCTTCCTCTTTCAGGCACTTGATCCACCAGTCGATCTTGCGCAGCGATTCGGCGCTCAGTTGCTGGGTGTCGCGCAGGGTGTTGACGTCGCCGAAGATGTTCGGGCTCACCCACGGCGAATCGTGGTGGTGGATGCGCACGAGGTTGAAGCCCAGGGCCGAGAGGCGCTTGGCCTGTTGTCTGATTTCGTCGTCGGGGGTCTTGAAGATCGCATAGGCCGACAGGTTGGTGCCCCAGAAGCGGGCCGGGGTGTTGTCCGCGAACACCAGTTGCTCGCCTGTCGCCTTGACGAAGCCGCGCTTGCCGGCCGGTTTTTCCGCCTCGTTGAGAAACGACAGGTCGACCGGCGAGGTACGCCAGTCGAGCTGGTCGTCCGGCCAGCGCATGGGGTCGGCCAGGCCGAAGCGCTCGGTGGGTGTTGGCCCGAGGGTGATATCGCCGCTGACTTCGAGGACGGCCTTGACCTGCTGTTTGCCGGGCAGGATCGGGTCCTGGTAGAAAAAAGCCCGCACTTCATTGGTGTTGCCGCGTTCGAAATACACCCTGGCCAGCGCCGGCTCGAAGCGCATTTCGATACGCCGTGCCCGGCCATTGCCGCCCCAGGCCCAGCCACGGTTGTCGGGCAGCAGCACCGGGGCGCCCATTTCCCCGTCGATCAGCGCTTGGTCGAACTGGAAGGTGATGCCGCCGCCCATCACGTTCGCCTGCCGACTGTGGGCGTTGAGGTCGAAATTCCAGGTCAGGGTCTTGGCAGAGGTCTTGCGGATGTCGGCTGAAAGATCGAAATCAAGGTCTTTATTCTTGCCTTGGAGCAGGTAGTCATAAGGTCCGTTGACCTTGAACGACGTGTAGAAGCCCGTCCAACTCCATGCCTTGGCCCAGAAGTCGAACTTGGATGCCATGGTCGGGCCGCCACCACGTGTGAGGGCCGGCAGGCCATTGCGCTCGTCGACGCTGACGCTCCAGGCCGCCGCCCAGCTTGCCAATGGCAGCAACACCAGGCCAGCGCATGCCGATATCCCTATGAAGCGGCGCAGAAAACCTCGTGTCATGGTGTTTACCTGGGTTGAAGGCCTGCATTGGAGATCAAGGTGTCCTGAGCGTAGCGCTGTTGGCGGATCATCTGGATATAGGCCACGCCCAGTCCGCCCACCGACCAGTACACCGTGGGGATGACGGTGATACTGCTGACGGTGAAGATGATCACCATGATGCCGATCAGCGTTGCCAGCAACGCCCGCCCGAGTTGTCGTTGCGGGTCATCCTTGTCCGGAAAGGCGTGCATGGATTTACGGATGCCGACCAGAATGACCACGAAGAACGCCACGAACAGCGCCAGGCCCACCAGGCCGACCCTGAGGGCCAGGTTCACGTAGGTGTTGACGATGTCGATGATGCCGTCGCCCTGAACCATCGATTGCATTTCCGGGGTGTTGCGGAAGTCGAACGAGCCGAACAACGGGTTGCGCTGGATGACGATCCACGAGTTGTCCAGCAGGCGTTCGCGGTAAGTGATGTTTTCTTTTTCTATATTGCCGATGAACGGTAGCAGGTCGAGCACCTTCTGGCCGCCGGGCACCACCGTGAGCAGAGGCAGGGCCAGAACGCCGGCCATGCCCAGCAGCATCAGGCGCTTGATGGCGTTCCTGCCGGTGGCGATGAACACCACCAGGATGATTCCCGCGCCGATCCAGGGGCCGCGCGACAGTGGCGCGACCAGGCCGGCGGCCAGCAGCAAGGCACCCAGGGCGCGCTGCAGCCCGCTGCGCACGAAGCCCTGCACGAACAGGTACAAGCCGGCGGCCACGCTGATGACGTAGCCCAGGGCGATGGCCTGGCCGGTGGTGGCGCTGGCCCGCAACGAACCGCCGCGGCTGAGGTAGCTGGACATCTCCCAACGCACGCCCATGGCATCGAGCAAGGCGTCGTAGAGCAGCCAGTGGCGCAGGAACTCGGCCACCCCGATCAGCGCCAGGACGAACGAGGCGAGCACGAAAGCGAGCAAGGCGTCCTTGAAGTCCTGAAGGGTCTTGAGCGCGCGGCTGGCCACGTAGTACGGCAGGACCACGTCGACATACAGGTAGAACGCCTGGCGCAGGGTGTCGGTGAGGGTGGTGTCGCGCAGGTACAGCAAGGCCAGGAGCACGACGCCCGCCAGCAGCAGCTTGTCCGGCCACAACCGGCCCATGTGCACCGTGTCGCCCTGGCGGCTGAGGTTCAGCGCCGCTGGCAACAGGATGCAC
This genomic stretch from Pseudomonas entomophila L48 harbors:
- the galE gene encoding UDP-glucose 4-epimerase GalE, giving the protein MNFLVVGGAGYIGSHMVKHLLWANHQVVVADTAPTRPGIHWVQLDIANVHALDTLLAEYRFDAVFHFASYIQVGESVADPGKYYQNNVAATLTLLQAMVRAGIDKLVFSSTAAVYGDPVATPIDEEHPKAPINPYGRSKWMVEQLLADFDRAYGLRSVCLRYFNAAGADPEGQLGECHDPETHLIPLILQAAAGRRPAITVYGRDYDTPDGTCIRDYVHVADLASAHALAVDYLVAGGASTAFNLGNGQGFSVQQVIDAARHVTGRPIDISDAPRRPGDPPRLVADAGKARQVLGWTPQFDSLEQIVAHAWRWELKYPWR
- a CDS encoding glycosyl hydrolase family 5, whose protein sequence is MTRGFLRRFIGISACAGLVLLPLASWAAAWSVSVDERNGLPALTRGGGPTMASKFDFWAKAWSWTGFYTSFKVNGPYDYLLQGKNKDLDFDLSADIRKTSAKTLTWNFDLNAHSRQANVMGGGITFQFDQALIDGEMGAPVLLPDNRGWAWGGNGRARRIEMRFEPALARVYFERGNTNEVRAFFYQDPILPGKQQVKAVLEVSGDITLGPTPTERFGLADPMRWPDDQLDWRTSPVDLSFLNEAEKPAGKRGFVKATGEQLVFADNTPARFWGTNLSAYAIFKTPDDEIRQQAKRLSALGFNLVRIHHHDSPWVSPNIFGDVNTLRDTQQLSAESLRKIDWWIKCLKEEGVYVWLDLHVQRPLAAADRIDGFDEVARGDRAIDLKGYAYVNPSIQQAMKRFAEQYLTHVNTYTGLAYKDEPAVAAMLITNENDITQHFGNALLEDKNVPKHSKLYMDEAKLFALRNQLPTETIWHAWEHGPSKLFLNDLEHRFNVDMIKHLRGLGVKVPIVTTSTWGGNGLSALPALTAGDVIDAHSYGGAGQLDRNPLTSDGMINWIAAAQVVGMPLTVTEWNAEPFPTPDRHSLPLYVAATARHQGWDALMQYAYSQQALTEGWRTADNWHAYNDPAMLATLPAAALLYRRGDVQAARTRYVFAPPSSMLFGQEITPANSALLRTAMTKGRLQVAMPATPVLPWLQPSAIPADAKVLHDPDQSLIDANASEATTDTGELKRNWQQGLYTIDTSLTQAATGWLGGQSVSLKDIQVQLKTPYASVVVQSLDAKPLAQSRSLLVSLGSRAVPRTDDKTPFHVEPLEGTLSIKAVPGLKLYSRDAAGKQNELPVTYKDGRYNLRLDGQRMTNWLFLK
- a CDS encoding O-antigen ligase family protein, with protein sequence MPEHIRALIVILFAAGVVFTLARRPAADLIPYSDFKRRRNLWFALTLVAFFSFSFWVYAAAAALVMYLAGRRERNTMALFFMLLFLIPPASVQIPGFGVINYLLDLNHLRLLSLCILLPAALNLSRQGDTVHMGRLWPDKLLLAGVVLLALLYLRDTTLTDTLRQAFYLYVDVVLPYYVASRALKTLQDFKDALLAFVLASFVLALIGVAEFLRHWLLYDALLDAMGVRWEMSSYLSRGGSLRASATTGQAIALGYVISVAAGLYLFVQGFVRSGLQRALGALLLAAGLVAPLSRGPWIGAGIILVVFIATGRNAIKRLMLLGMAGVLALPLLTVVPGGQKVLDLLPFIGNIEKENITYRERLLDNSWIVIQRNPLFGSFDFRNTPEMQSMVQGDGIIDIVNTYVNLALRVGLVGLALFVAFFVVILVGIRKSMHAFPDKDDPQRQLGRALLATLIGIMVIIFTVSSITVIPTVYWSVGGLGVAYIQMIRQQRYAQDTLISNAGLQPR